In the Salinirubrum litoreum genome, one interval contains:
- a CDS encoding DUF5778 family protein — protein sequence MSETLDEDLYKRTQALLEPGEIELTGLIVHTDLSGREDLEMHELTVALNEVIYEHAGKGEAYIYAGNDDTNFSSNQFQGLTLGDDEFVWECQQLLREGTFDLVFYWEATADSEAIAEAVGELDHVDATTLVES from the coding sequence ATGAGCGAGACGCTGGACGAGGACCTCTACAAGCGGACGCAGGCACTGCTGGAACCGGGCGAGATCGAGTTGACCGGGCTGATCGTCCACACCGACCTCTCGGGACGAGAGGATCTGGAGATGCACGAACTGACCGTCGCGCTGAACGAAGTCATCTACGAGCACGCCGGGAAAGGGGAGGCGTACATCTACGCCGGCAACGACGACACGAACTTCTCCTCGAACCAGTTTCAGGGGCTGACGCTCGGAGACGACGAGTTCGTCTGGGAGTGCCAACAGCTACTCCGCGAGGGCACCTTCGACCTGGTCTTCTACTGGGAGGCGACCGCCGACAGCGAGGCGATCGCCGAGGCGGTCGGGGAACTGGACCACGTGGACGCGACGACACTGGTCGAGTCGTAA
- a CDS encoding glutaredoxin family protein gives MTFQPGSDLSQEEVTDRVDSAIADNDVVLFIKGNRLMPQCGYSKRALELVSQYQEEFETVDTLEALEEYRAALNDHSGWETIPQTYVDGEFVGGSDVLAELDERGELETTLTGE, from the coding sequence ATGACGTTCCAGCCCGGAAGCGATCTCTCACAGGAGGAAGTGACCGACCGCGTGGACAGCGCCATCGCGGACAACGACGTGGTGCTGTTCATCAAGGGCAACCGACTGATGCCGCAGTGTGGCTACTCGAAGCGCGCGCTCGAACTCGTGAGCCAGTATCAGGAGGAGTTCGAGACGGTCGACACGCTCGAAGCCTTAGAGGAGTACCGCGCCGCGCTGAACGACCACAGTGGCTGGGAGACCATCCCGCAGACCTACGTCGACGGCGAGTTCGTCGGCGGGAGCGACGTCCTCGCGGAACTGGACGAGCGCGGCGAACTCGAGACGACGCTGACGGGCGAGTGA
- a CDS encoding precorrin-2 dehydrogenase/sirohydrochlorin ferrochelatase family protein has protein sequence MIPLYHDFSDETVLVFGGGPVGARKARRFAEEARVVVVSPAFADRAFGDAELVREAPDAEGVRGWVARVGPALVVAATDDPDLNAAAAAAARAAGALVNRADRSGSDRDVDSVVVPATVEDGSVSVAISTGGASPALAKHLREQIEADIADAGAMAELTADLRSELKTRDMTAEERRDAVRAVVRSPSVWKGLRRGESKARREAQRVIRNTVGGDSS, from the coding sequence GTGATCCCACTCTACCACGACTTCAGCGACGAGACGGTCCTCGTCTTCGGCGGTGGGCCGGTCGGGGCGCGCAAGGCCCGCCGGTTCGCCGAGGAGGCCCGCGTCGTCGTCGTCAGCCCCGCGTTCGCCGACCGCGCGTTCGGCGACGCCGAGTTGGTCCGCGAGGCACCCGACGCCGAGGGCGTCCGCGGGTGGGTCGCCCGCGTGGGGCCGGCACTGGTCGTGGCCGCGACCGACGACCCCGACCTCAACGCGGCGGCGGCGGCGGCGGCCCGCGCGGCCGGCGCACTCGTGAATCGCGCAGACCGCTCGGGGAGCGATCGCGACGTGGACAGCGTCGTCGTCCCGGCGACCGTCGAGGACGGGTCCGTGTCTGTCGCCATCTCGACCGGCGGCGCGAGTCCCGCGCTGGCGAAACACCTCCGCGAGCAGATCGAAGCCGACATCGCCGACGCGGGGGCGATGGCCGAGTTGACCGCCGACCTGCGCAGCGAGTTGAAGACCCGCGATATGACGGCAGAAGAGCGACGGGACGCGGTCCGAGCCGTGGTGCGATCTCCGTCGGTTTGGAAGGGTTTACGTAGGGGCGAATCCAAGGCCCGACGAGAGGCACAGCGAGTGATACGGAACACAGTTGGGGGTGACTCGTCGTGA
- the bcp gene encoding thioredoxin-dependent thiol peroxidase, translated as MLSVGDTAPDFELPDQDGEPVSLSDFAGQHVVVYFYPRADTPGCTTEACGFRDNIDEFEARGVSVVGISDDPVRDLQAFAEKHDLPFHLLSDESGEVASAYDSYGEKSMFGNTFDGVFRNTYVVGPDGEIESVYEGVSPENHAEEILADLPDAE; from the coding sequence ATGCTCAGCGTCGGCGACACTGCCCCCGACTTCGAACTGCCCGACCAGGACGGCGAGCCGGTCTCGCTCTCGGACTTCGCCGGTCAGCACGTCGTGGTCTACTTCTACCCGCGTGCGGACACACCGGGCTGTACCACCGAGGCCTGCGGCTTCCGCGACAACATCGACGAGTTCGAGGCGCGCGGCGTCTCGGTCGTCGGGATCAGCGACGACCCGGTCCGGGACTTGCAGGCGTTCGCCGAGAAACACGACCTCCCCTTCCACCTGCTGTCCGACGAGTCTGGCGAGGTGGCGTCGGCGTACGACTCCTACGGCGAGAAGTCGATGTTCGGCAACACCTTCGACGGCGTCTTCCGGAACACGTACGTCGTCGGTCCGGACGGAGAGATCGAGTCGGTCTACGAGGGCGTCTCGCCGGAGAACCACGCCGAGGAGATTCTGGCCGACCTGCCCGACGCGGAGTAG
- the priS gene encoding DNA primase small subunit PriS — MEGRTRRYLQGRFRDYYRGVDLDLPPAADRREWGHIPWTSGTGTTMIRHQSLLDLGDLATFLREDAPRHVYFSAARFRDPGASRMADKGWESADLVFDLDADHLPGVDPEATSYAEMLSACKDALLRLLDLLDDDFAFTDTEVVFSGGRGYHVHVRDEGVAELDSEERREIVDYIRANDLDLDGLIETRAVEGTPRRVLRTEGGWGRRVHENLLDYVAELQEMDEDDAMDRLQELDGIGEGRATTILGAVEANPDAIQRGNVEAGGPGVRTLLQAIARETVGVESGGRIDAETAPIDEPVTTDTNRLIRFPGSLHGGSGLRVVRLDRGELADFDPLVDAVPARFTDREIAVEVMDPVEGRLGGDSFTLSAGRHSVPEHVGVFLMARGQAEKVQQ, encoded by the coding sequence ATGGAGGGGCGCACTCGTCGATACCTGCAGGGCCGGTTCCGGGACTACTACCGGGGGGTCGATCTCGACCTCCCGCCGGCCGCCGACCGCCGGGAGTGGGGCCACATCCCGTGGACCTCGGGCACCGGGACGACGATGATCCGCCACCAGTCACTGCTGGACCTCGGCGATCTCGCCACGTTTCTGCGGGAGGACGCCCCGCGACACGTCTACTTCTCGGCCGCTCGGTTCCGGGACCCCGGCGCGAGTCGGATGGCCGACAAGGGCTGGGAGTCGGCCGACCTCGTCTTCGACCTCGACGCAGATCACCTGCCGGGCGTCGATCCAGAGGCGACCAGCTACGCCGAGATGTTGTCGGCCTGTAAGGACGCGCTGCTGCGCCTGCTCGATCTACTGGACGACGACTTCGCCTTCACCGACACCGAAGTCGTCTTCTCCGGTGGACGCGGCTACCACGTCCACGTCCGGGACGAGGGCGTCGCGGAACTGGACAGCGAGGAGCGCCGGGAGATCGTCGATTACATCCGGGCGAACGACCTCGATCTGGACGGGCTGATCGAGACGCGCGCCGTCGAGGGGACGCCACGGCGCGTGCTTCGCACCGAGGGTGGCTGGGGTCGGCGCGTTCACGAAAACTTGCTCGACTACGTCGCCGAGTTGCAGGAGATGGACGAGGACGACGCGATGGACCGTCTCCAGGAACTCGACGGGATCGGGGAAGGCCGGGCGACGACGATCCTCGGCGCGGTGGAGGCGAACCCCGACGCGATCCAGCGCGGCAACGTCGAGGCCGGCGGACCGGGCGTCCGGACACTGCTGCAGGCGATCGCCCGCGAGACGGTCGGCGTGGAGTCCGGCGGCCGGATCGACGCCGAGACCGCGCCGATCGACGAACCGGTGACGACCGACACGAACAGATTGATCCGGTTCCCCGGCAGTCTCCACGGCGGCAGTGGCCTGCGTGTCGTTCGACTCGACCGAGGCGAGTTGGCCGACTTCGACCCACTGGTGGACGCGGTGCCGGCGCGGTTCACCGACCGGGAGATCGCAGTCGAGGTGATGGACCCGGTCGAGGGGCGACTGGGTGGCGATAGTTTTACACTGTCGGCAGGCAGACACTCTGTACCCGAACACGTCGGCGTCTTCCTGATGGCACGCGGACAGGCAGAGAAGGTGCAACAATGA
- the gfcR gene encoding transcriptional regulator GfcR, translating to MKNVDDLIASAAELAERGLSKGEIADELNVSRETASWLVERSGASSTAPAVTGDEPAGGPHDIHVDWNAIGRDSARLTYAGQALADLLSKEGDEVDLSIGIEKAGAPLATVVAKDLDTDLGTYAPRKHQWEEGDIEDLGGSFSRNFAQIRGRDCYIVDDTITSGTTMTETVQAVKEQGGNPVACGVLVDKQGVEEIEGVPVYSLITVVRVGNE from the coding sequence ATGAAGAACGTTGACGACCTGATCGCCAGCGCCGCCGAGTTGGCGGAGCGCGGCCTGTCGAAAGGCGAGATCGCAGACGAACTGAACGTCTCCCGCGAGACGGCGAGTTGGCTGGTCGAGCGCAGTGGCGCGTCCAGCACCGCCCCGGCGGTCACGGGCGACGAACCGGCCGGCGGGCCACACGACATCCACGTCGACTGGAACGCCATCGGCCGGGACAGCGCGCGACTCACCTACGCCGGGCAGGCGCTCGCCGATCTGCTCTCGAAGGAGGGCGACGAGGTGGACCTCTCCATCGGGATCGAGAAGGCCGGCGCGCCGCTGGCGACCGTGGTCGCGAAGGATCTCGACACCGATCTGGGCACGTACGCGCCCCGCAAGCACCAGTGGGAGGAGGGCGACATCGAGGACCTCGGCGGGAGTTTCTCGCGGAACTTCGCGCAGATTCGCGGCCGCGACTGTTACATCGTGGACGACACGATCACGAGTGGGACGACGATGACCGAGACGGTCCAGGCGGTCAAAGAACAGGGCGGGAACCCGGTCGCCTGCGGTGTCCTCGTGGACAAGCAGGGCGTCGAGGAGATCGAGGGAGTCCCGGTCTACTCGCTCATCACGGTCGTCCGCGTCGGCAACGAGTGA
- a CDS encoding RNA methyltransferase, whose product MSEEAPATDSDGSTADGWQKPVVVVVDAETPGNVGTIARAMKNFGLSELKLVTPPPLEPDGEAYGFAGHAREDVLPNAEEVTFDEVVQNYHTVGFTAITNEDSRRHVRWPFTTPVELRETLQEVDTRTALVFGREGKGLNNDELARLDQVASIPASEEYPVMNLGQAATVVLYELRELTLDETQLPDPDQSRAPEAEIERFYDYFADFLDLSDHKAHKQGKTNRMIRRLIGRAHPTDREMATLLGVFRRANEKLRRAEGAWDRPASGTEQSDDVGSAGGHGDVDSASREN is encoded by the coding sequence ATGAGCGAGGAGGCACCCGCCACGGACTCGGACGGGTCGACTGCCGACGGCTGGCAGAAGCCGGTGGTGGTCGTCGTGGACGCCGAGACGCCCGGCAACGTCGGTACCATCGCGCGGGCGATGAAGAACTTCGGGCTCTCGGAGTTGAAGCTGGTGACCCCGCCGCCGCTGGAACCCGACGGCGAGGCATACGGCTTCGCCGGCCACGCTCGCGAGGACGTGCTCCCGAACGCCGAGGAGGTGACGTTCGACGAGGTGGTCCAGAACTACCACACGGTCGGCTTCACCGCGATCACCAACGAGGACAGCCGCCGGCACGTCCGGTGGCCCTTCACCACGCCGGTCGAACTCCGCGAGACGCTCCAAGAGGTCGACACCCGAACCGCACTCGTCTTCGGCCGCGAGGGGAAGGGGCTGAACAACGACGAACTCGCCCGACTGGACCAGGTCGCGTCGATTCCGGCCAGCGAGGAGTATCCGGTGATGAACCTCGGACAGGCCGCGACGGTCGTGTTGTACGAACTCCGGGAGCTGACACTCGACGAGACGCAGTTGCCTGACCCTGACCAGTCGCGCGCGCCGGAAGCCGAGATAGAACGCTTCTACGACTACTTCGCGGACTTTCTCGACCTGAGCGACCACAAGGCGCACAAACAGGGGAAGACGAACCGGATGATCCGCCGACTGATCGGCCGCGCCCACCCGACCGACCGGGAGATGGCGACGCTGCTGGGCGTCTTCCGGCGCGCGAACGAGAAACTACGGCGCGCGGAGGGTGCGTGGGACCGACCGGCGAGCGGAACCGAGCAGTCTGACGACGTGGGCAGTGCTGGTGGACACGGCGACGTCGACTCCGCGAGCCGAGAGAACTGA
- the metG gene encoding methionine--tRNA ligase — translation MSHEEFPTEDPAVVTCGLPYANGDLHIGHLRTYVGGDVYSRALRRAGQQTAFVSGSDMHGTPVAVNAEQQGVSPEEFALGYHETYRETFPKFNVDFDNYGHTHDETNTELTQEIVQTLEAEGYVYEKEIMVGYDPEADQFLPDRYVEGTCPYCGEHARGDECDEGCGRHLEPGEVEDPVSTITGNPAEYRERSHKFFAVSDLQEYLQEFIDRLEGTSNARNQPREWIEGELQDWCITRDLDWGIDYPGENPEDLVLYVWVDAPIEYISSTKQYTERVGADAYDWEEVWKRTESSDGGEIVHVIGRDIIQHHTVFWPAMLHAAGYAEPRAVMASGFITLDGKGFSTSRDRAVWADEYLDEGFHPDLLRYYLATNGGFQQDVDFSWEKFRDRVNTELVGTVGNFCYRSMLFAYRNYEGTPDAGVSAEVEERIERAIDEFHAGVDDYSIRAVGTAAVELARFGNEYIQRNEPWKLTDADPEAAAQVIFDCVQIAKALAVLFQPVVPGKAQALWEQLGEDGAVADTDLSAALDAPPADFDEPEELFEKIPDERVEELNEKLAQRVAENAPDEQDEAESATDANDSDTEDTMTDDSDTTDFEPLADDRISFEEFQNLDVRVGEILTAEGIEGADKLAKLTVDIGIEERQIVAGIKQLHDLESLPGTKVVVVANLEQAELFGVESNGMVLAAGEEADLLTTHGDAVPGTKVK, via the coding sequence ATGAGCCACGAGGAGTTCCCGACCGAGGACCCGGCGGTGGTGACGTGCGGGTTGCCCTACGCCAACGGCGACCTGCACATCGGTCACCTCCGGACCTACGTCGGCGGCGACGTGTACAGTCGCGCCCTGCGCAGAGCGGGCCAGCAGACCGCCTTCGTCAGCGGGTCCGACATGCACGGGACGCCCGTCGCCGTCAACGCCGAACAGCAGGGCGTCTCGCCCGAGGAGTTCGCACTGGGCTACCACGAGACCTACCGCGAGACGTTCCCGAAGTTCAACGTCGACTTCGACAACTACGGCCACACTCACGACGAGACGAACACCGAACTGACACAGGAGATCGTCCAGACCCTCGAAGCCGAGGGCTACGTCTACGAGAAGGAGATCATGGTCGGCTACGATCCCGAGGCCGACCAGTTCCTCCCCGACCGCTACGTCGAAGGGACCTGTCCCTACTGCGGTGAGCACGCCCGCGGCGACGAGTGTGACGAGGGCTGTGGCCGGCACCTCGAACCCGGCGAGGTGGAAGACCCGGTGTCCACGATCACCGGCAACCCCGCCGAGTACCGCGAGCGCAGTCACAAGTTCTTCGCGGTCTCGGACCTCCAAGAGTACCTCCAAGAATTCATCGACCGACTGGAGGGCACCTCGAACGCCCGGAACCAGCCCCGCGAGTGGATCGAGGGCGAACTCCAGGACTGGTGTATCACGCGCGATCTGGACTGGGGCATCGACTACCCCGGCGAGAACCCCGAGGACCTCGTGTTGTACGTCTGGGTCGACGCCCCCATCGAGTACATCTCCTCGACGAAGCAGTACACCGAGCGTGTCGGCGCGGACGCCTACGACTGGGAGGAAGTGTGGAAGCGCACCGAGTCGAGCGACGGCGGCGAGATCGTCCACGTCATCGGCCGGGACATCATCCAGCACCACACCGTCTTCTGGCCGGCGATGCTCCACGCTGCGGGCTACGCCGAACCGCGTGCCGTGATGGCCTCCGGGTTCATCACGCTCGACGGCAAGGGGTTCTCGACGTCCCGCGACCGCGCGGTCTGGGCCGACGAGTACCTCGACGAGGGGTTCCACCCGGACCTCCTGCGGTACTACCTCGCCACGAACGGCGGGTTCCAACAGGACGTGGACTTCTCGTGGGAGAAGTTCCGCGACCGCGTGAACACCGAACTGGTCGGCACGGTCGGCAACTTCTGCTACCGGTCGATGCTGTTCGCCTACCGGAACTACGAGGGTACCCCGGACGCGGGCGTCTCGGCCGAGGTCGAAGAGCGCATCGAACGGGCGATCGACGAGTTCCACGCGGGCGTCGACGACTACTCCATCCGTGCGGTCGGCACCGCGGCGGTGGAACTCGCCCGGTTCGGCAACGAGTACATCCAGCGCAACGAACCGTGGAAGCTGACCGACGCGGACCCCGAGGCGGCCGCACAGGTCATCTTCGACTGCGTCCAGATCGCCAAGGCGCTCGCGGTGTTGTTCCAACCGGTCGTCCCCGGCAAAGCGCAGGCGCTCTGGGAGCAGTTAGGTGAGGACGGCGCAGTCGCCGACACCGATCTCTCGGCCGCGCTGGACGCTCCGCCGGCCGACTTCGACGAACCCGAGGAACTGTTCGAGAAGATCCCCGACGAGCGCGTCGAGGAACTGAACGAGAAACTCGCCCAGCGCGTGGCGGAGAACGCGCCCGACGAGCAGGACGAGGCGGAGAGTGCGACGGACGCAAACGACAGCGACACCGAGGACACCATGACAGACGACAGCGACACCACGGACTTCGAACCGCTCGCAGACGACCGCATCAGCTTCGAGGAGTTCCAGAACCTCGACGTGCGGGTCGGCGAGATTCTGACCGCCGAGGGCATCGAGGGGGCCGACAAACTGGCGAAGCTGACCGTCGACATCGGTATCGAGGAGCGGCAGATCGTCGCCGGTATCAAGCAACTCCACGACCTGGAGAGTCTGCCGGGGACGAAGGTCGTCGTCGTTGCGAACTTAGAGCAGGCAGAGCTGTTCGGCGTGGAGTCGAACGGGATGGTGCTGGCGGCCGGTGAAGAGGCCGACCTCCTGACGACCCACGGCGACGCGGTGCCGGGGACGAAAGTGAAGTAA
- the hemA gene encoding glutamyl-tRNA reductase, whose amino-acid sequence MDLSVITGVSVSHDRATVDEIESARFADERTAVETLLTREGVDEAFALQTCNRAEAYVVTSDAAAGRRALSDFAPDVRDGAVVELDHEASLRHLMRVSAGLESLVIGEDQILGQLSTAIEEARAVGGIGPMLDDALGKAVHVGERARTETEINEGITSLGSAAVALADRGIDLDGATGLVIGAGEMGTLAARALDASAVDHVIVANRTVPHADHVVRDLVGEASAIGLDAVPTAVGEADVVFTATGAPNYAITPETLADAGETFVVDLAQPRDADPAIDDLAGVERRDIDDLKQITKETESNREAEAQAVERMIDEEFEHLLARFKRKRADEVISAMYEGAERTKTTEVDRAISKLESQGEFTDEQRETVEALADSLVGQLLAAPTKSLREAAGEDDWTTIQSAIQLFDPEFGADAPDLPSAPEPRGSMPEEIPEDADVPEFVREQFGDD is encoded by the coding sequence ATGGACCTGTCCGTGATCACGGGCGTCAGCGTCTCCCACGACCGGGCGACGGTCGACGAGATCGAGTCCGCGCGGTTCGCAGACGAGCGCACCGCAGTCGAGACACTCCTGACGCGCGAGGGGGTCGACGAGGCCTTCGCGCTCCAGACCTGCAACCGGGCGGAAGCCTACGTCGTCACCAGCGACGCGGCCGCCGGTCGCCGAGCGCTCTCTGACTTCGCGCCGGACGTTCGCGACGGCGCGGTCGTCGAACTCGACCACGAGGCGAGTCTCCGGCATCTAATGAGAGTCTCCGCCGGCCTGGAGTCGCTCGTGATCGGTGAAGACCAGATTCTCGGCCAACTCTCGACGGCGATCGAGGAAGCCCGCGCCGTCGGCGGGATCGGCCCGATGCTGGACGACGCACTCGGGAAGGCGGTCCACGTCGGCGAACGCGCCCGCACCGAGACCGAGATCAACGAGGGGATCACCTCGCTCGGCTCTGCGGCGGTCGCACTCGCGGACCGCGGGATCGACCTCGACGGCGCGACCGGTCTGGTGATCGGTGCGGGCGAGATGGGCACCCTCGCCGCCCGCGCCCTCGACGCGAGCGCGGTCGACCACGTGATCGTCGCCAACCGGACCGTCCCGCACGCCGACCACGTCGTCCGCGATCTGGTCGGCGAGGCGTCGGCGATCGGACTCGACGCGGTTCCGACCGCGGTCGGCGAGGCGGACGTAGTGTTCACCGCGACTGGCGCACCGAACTACGCGATCACACCCGAGACGCTCGCCGACGCCGGGGAGACGTTCGTCGTCGACCTGGCTCAGCCACGCGACGCCGACCCCGCGATCGACGACCTCGCGGGCGTCGAACGCCGGGACATCGACGATCTGAAGCAGATCACGAAGGAGACCGAGTCGAACCGCGAGGCCGAGGCACAGGCGGTCGAGCGCATGATCGACGAGGAGTTCGAGCACCTCCTGGCTCGCTTCAAGCGCAAGCGCGCCGACGAGGTGATCTCGGCGATGTACGAGGGCGCAGAGCGCACGAAGACGACCGAAGTGGACCGTGCGATCTCGAAGCTCGAATCGCAGGGCGAGTTCACCGACGAACAGCGCGAGACGGTCGAGGCGCTGGCCGACTCGCTCGTCGGTCAACTGCTGGCCGCGCCGACAAAGAGTCTGCGCGAGGCGGCCGGCGAGGACGACTGGACGACCATCCAGAGCGCGATCCAACTGTTCGATCCCGAGTTCGGCGCGGACGCACCCGACCTGCCGAGTGCACCGGAGCCCCGCGGCAGTATGCCAGAGGAGATCCCCGAGGACGCCGACGTCCCGGAGTTCGTCCGCGAACAGTTCGGCGACGACTGA
- a CDS encoding DUF7110 family protein has protein sequence MTGRVFRLHSTLELPLEDVEEYFENDPELPSEIDSIDITRRNNTLIIKAVSSDESMSKYTPTAQLKASVTETRVYEEEPPRAGGPQWGQEEEEEIPSELVEFACFKGDRETVLQNTALQYPMFLVLREIALRSEKGTLTAITELDGELHAHRIVEGEERPASIEVAETPGSESQAGNGVNWRDNKFIS, from the coding sequence ATGACAGGCCGCGTATTCAGACTCCACTCGACGCTGGAACTGCCACTCGAAGACGTAGAAGAGTACTTCGAGAACGACCCCGAGCTGCCGTCGGAGATCGACTCGATCGACATCACCCGACGGAACAACACGCTGATCATCAAGGCGGTGTCCTCCGACGAGAGCATGAGCAAGTACACGCCGACGGCCCAACTCAAAGCCAGCGTCACGGAGACGCGGGTCTACGAGGAGGAGCCGCCACGAGCAGGCGGCCCGCAGTGGGGACAGGAAGAGGAGGAGGAGATCCCCTCGGAACTCGTGGAGTTCGCCTGCTTCAAGGGTGATCGGGAGACGGTCCTCCAGAACACGGCACTCCAGTATCCGATGTTCCTCGTGCTTCGGGAGATCGCCCTGCGGTCGGAGAAGGGGACCCTGACGGCGATCACCGAACTCGACGGCGAACTCCACGCCCACCGCATCGTGGAGGGCGAAGAGCGGCCTGCCTCCATCGAAGTCGCGGAGACGCCCGGCAGCGAGTCACAGGCCGGGAACGGTGTGAACTGGCGCGACAACAAGTTCATCAGCTAA
- a CDS encoding Lrp/AsnC family transcriptional regulator codes for MQQVDADLSTLDRAIINAFQGGFPVTARPFEPAAAALRDRGVDVTSDELLARVQELDESGVLSRFGALVNAEEIGGTATLVAMHAPPERFDAVAEQVNGHIEVAHNYEREHPHLNMWFVVSVAEESRVEEVLAEIEAETGQETYNLPKQQEFRVEAKFYVDGPIPEGDVDLSHLGPDVTPTDRRTLTPQERDLVVEIQGGLPITATPYADVAEAIDAETDWVIETIKRFEQEGKVRRVGVIPNHYALGYTENGMTVWNVPDELLDEVGPEVAGLSFVTHCYHRPRHEGVWPYNFFAMTHGRSDAESQQRIREVRETMQEFWDVGEDDWDSLFSTRILKKTGIRLDERADANTE; via the coding sequence ATGCAACAGGTCGACGCGGACCTCTCGACGCTCGACCGGGCGATCATCAACGCCTTCCAGGGCGGGTTCCCGGTCACGGCTCGGCCCTTCGAGCCGGCTGCGGCCGCGCTCCGGGACCGTGGCGTGGACGTGACGAGCGACGAACTGCTCGCCCGCGTGCAAGAACTCGACGAGTCGGGTGTGCTCTCGCGGTTCGGCGCGCTGGTCAACGCCGAGGAGATCGGCGGCACCGCGACCCTCGTGGCGATGCACGCCCCGCCGGAGCGGTTCGACGCGGTGGCAGAGCAGGTGAACGGCCACATCGAGGTCGCGCACAACTACGAGCGCGAGCACCCACACCTCAACATGTGGTTCGTCGTCTCGGTCGCCGAGGAGTCTCGTGTCGAGGAAGTCCTCGCCGAGATCGAAGCCGAGACCGGCCAGGAGACGTACAACCTGCCGAAACAGCAGGAGTTCCGCGTCGAGGCGAAGTTCTACGTCGATGGCCCGATTCCGGAGGGCGACGTGGATCTCTCGCATCTCGGGCCGGACGTGACGCCCACCGACCGCCGGACGCTCACGCCACAGGAGCGCGATCTGGTAGTCGAGATTCAGGGCGGCCTGCCGATCACCGCGACGCCCTACGCGGACGTAGCCGAGGCGATCGACGCGGAGACAGACTGGGTGATCGAGACGATCAAGCGATTCGAGCAGGAGGGGAAGGTGCGCCGGGTCGGCGTCATCCCGAACCACTACGCGCTGGGGTACACCGAGAACGGGATGACCGTCTGGAACGTTCCGGACGAGTTGCTCGACGAGGTCGGCCCGGAGGTCGCGGGGCTGTCGTTCGTCACGCACTGCTACCACCGCCCGCGCCACGAGGGCGTCTGGCCGTACAACTTCTTCGCCATGACCCACGGACGAAGCGACGCGGAGAGCCAGCAGCGGATTCGGGAAGTGAGAGAGACGATGCAGGAGTTCTGGGACGTGGGCGAGGACGACTGGGACTCGCTGTTCTCGACGCGGATCCTGAAGAAGACGGGCATCAGGCTGGACGAACGAGCGGACGCGAACACGGAGTGA